DNA sequence from the Huiozyma naganishii CBS 8797 chromosome 10, complete genome genome:
CCCTAACAAAGATGTGGACGGACTAACAAGTGCCAATGTTGGACAAttgacaaaaaaatctggCAAGCCAAATTTCTTGCCTTGTACTCCCGATGGTATCATGCAACTACTAAAAACGGAGGGTGTACCTTTAAAGGGTAAATTAGCTGTCGTCATTGGACGTTCTGATATAGTCGGAGTCCCCATTTCGACCATGTTGAGAAACGCAAATGCAACAGTAATCAATTGTCACAGCTCTACTGTTAATCTAGAGAAGCTGATAAGTATGGccgatgttgttgttgcagcGTGCGGTATCCCGAACTTTGTTAAGGGAGAATGGTTAAAACCAGATAGTGTTGTCATCGATGTTGGTATTAACTATATCAAAGATTCCACCAAGAAATCTGGCTTAAAGCTGGTAGGAGATGTTGATTTTGAATCTGCGAAAGAGAAGGCTTCGCTGATCACCCCAGTTCCCGGTGGTGTTGGGCCAATGACTGTTGCTATGCTGATGAACAATGTTTACACTGCTGCGAAAAGAAATATGGAAGAGTGTAACAGCATTAAAATTCAACCTTTACCGTTAGTCACCAAGAATGAACCAATTCCTTCTGATTTTTCTATTTCGAAGAGCCAGATACCGAAGCACATCAGTTGTTTAGCCAAAGAATTGAGAATTCTCCCCAAAGAACTAGAATTGTTTGGCGACTACAAGGCTAAAATTTCTTTATCTACACTTGACAGATTAAAATCCAAAGAGAATGGTAAATACATCCTTGTTGCAGGGATCACACCAACGCCCCTTGGCGAAGGTAAATCCACAACAACTGTTGGACTCGTTCAGGCTTTGACCGCGCATTTGGGTAAACCATCCATTGCTACGCTGCGTCAGCCCTCCATGGGCCCCACTTTTGGCGTAAAGGGTGGTGCCGCAGGGGGAGGTTACTCACAAGTTATCCCTATGGACGAATTCAACCTTCACCTGACGGGGGATATTCATGCTATTGGCGCTGCAAACAACTTACTAGCTGCGGCTATTGACACGAGAATGTTTCATGAATTGACCCAAAAGAATGACTCGACTTTTTACAAAAGATTGGTTCCAAAAAAGAATGGCAAAAGAACATTTACATCTGCCATGCTGAACAGACTCCAAAGGTTGGGTATCAATAAGACCGATCCTGACACTTTAAATGAGAAAGAAATTAATAAATTTGCAAGACTGAACATCGATCCCGAGCAGGTCATTGTTAAGAGAGTTGTGGATGTGAATGATCGCATGCTGAGAATGATAACCATAGGTCAAGCACCAACGGAAAAGGGCATAACCAGGAAAACAGGGTTTGACATTACTGTTGCTTCCGAGTTGATGGCAATCCTGGCTTTATCCAAAGATCTGAAGGATATGAGAAGAAGGATCGGTCGTATGGTTGTTGCTTTCGATACAAAGAATGACCCAATTACTGCCGACGACATATGCTGTGCGGGTGCCGTGACTGCTTTACTGAAGGATACTATCAAACCAAACATGATGCAGACCTTAGAGGGTACCCCGGTGCTTGTCCATGCCGGTCCCTTTGCAAACATATCTATTGGTGCCTCTTCAGTTATAGCTGATCGTATTGCGTTGAAACTAGTTGGTAAAGAAAAGGACAGCACCACTGAGACAGGGTACGTCGTCACGGAGGCCGGATTTGATTTCACGATGGGTGGTGAAAGATTTTTAAATATCAAGTGTCGGTCCTCTGGACACCACCCTGATGCTGTTGTCCTAGTAGCTACAGTCAGAGCGATTAAATCTCACGGGGGTGCCAGTAATGTGAAACCGGGGCAATCATTACCGGAAGAATATGTTACCGAGAGTGTGGACTTGGTTAAGGCAGGTGTTGCTAATCTGGTCAAGCAGATTCAAAACGTTAAGCTGTACGGTATCCCCGTGGTGGTGGCTatcaacaagtttgaaacagatACAGACAAGGAGGTGGACGTGATCAAAAAGGCATCCATCGATGCCGGTGCTTCGGATGCTGTTGTATCCAACCACTTTGCTGAGGGTGGGAGAGGTTCCGTTGAATTAGCTCATGCCGTTATTGATGCCGCTGACGAACCTTGTGATTTCAAACACTTGTACGACACGGAGTCCTCAATTGTGAGTAAAGTGGAAAGCATCGTTACCAAGATGTACGGTGGAGCCGGAGTAGCGATATCCCCTGAGGCTCAGAGAAAGATCGATATGTATGAGAGACAAGGTTTCCATAACCTTCCAATCTGTGTGGCGAAGACCCAATACTCGCTGTCACACGATGCAACTTTGAAGGGTGTCCCCACTGGGTTTACTTTCCCGATCAGAGACGTCAAAGTTTCAACGGGTGCTGGTTACATTCAAGTCTTGGCCAACGAGATGCAAACTATACCGGGTCTTTCCACGAACGCTGGTTACATGAATGTGGAGGTGACTGACGATGGGGAGATTCAAGGTTTATTTTAAGTAACATCATACACCTGCTGACAGagtatttattttttttgtatagTAGTAAAACGGGTTTAGAAGCTTTAATGCAATTTACTACTACTGTGGTCATCCACCGTATCTGTTGAGACTTTTtaatatattattttttataCATATATTGTTTGTCGAGTTTACAAAAGCTAGTGCAGAAGAGATAAAATTTGCTACTTGTTTATATTAGGGGGATTCTACTGAGTTTCTTATTTCAACAAAGCTTCTCTCTTTTCGGCGACCTTTTGGGCTCTTCTGGCACGAGCGgccttgttcttggatCTTCTGGCTTCAGCTTCTTCAGCCAACGCCTTTTCACGTTGAGAGTCAGCCTTGGCTTGGATGATATGTTCGACCAAAGCTCTCTTGTGCTTGAAAGCGTTACCCTTGGACTCCTTGTATAGAGTGTGGTATAGGTGCTTGTCGATCTTACCGGCGTCACGGTACTTGGCCAAGAGTCTTCTCAAGACTCTCAATCTTCTGATCCAGACAACTTGGGATGGCAATCTGGCTTCCTTGGTACCCTTTCTCTTACCGTAACCGGAGTGACGACCAGCTCTCTTGGATAGGGTGTGAGCTCTAGTTCTGGATCTGGAGTGGACGGTGACGGCCTTCTTGACGATGGTACCGTTCTTGACCAACTTTCTGATGGCGTTTCTGGAGTTGGCCTGGGCAATCTCAGAGGTTTCGTTTGGGTCCAACCAAACCTTTCTCTTACCGGCACCGACAACAGAAGCGGCAAGTCTCTTTTGAGTACGTAAGTTAGCCCTGTTggtaaaaaaagaattagTATGACGAGAGCATGGGGGGGATTGTCAGCACAATTCCATGTTCATTCATGATAATTTGAGATTGTTAGTAAAATGGTTGTGTGGGATGAATGCATGGTTTCTGAATATGGTGAAAGGGTAGAAGAAAAAATCGATGCTTACTCTCctgttggttgttcctTGAAGCCATTATGCTTTTGACCACATATTAAATTAGTTTTGTCatgaacactttcaacaCACAATTCCTGCATCACTCCTCTCTGTTCTCTTCTCAAAACCTTCCACCAGTCTCAGCATTTCTCTCAGCAATATTTTGGGGCACCTCTAAACATACATTTTTGCTTTGGTTTCCTGAGTTATCGACTATCTAACACTCCTCAAACACTAAACCCACCTGAATAGTATAGAAACCCTCAACGGTGTAAGCGAGATGACCATCTGGCAGAActgaggaaaaaaaattgtttgcGCTGACACCACACCCGCCGCCGCTACCGTGCCCCCCTGTCTACGCACGCAGAGAACAGTGGGCCGCCAGGCCCACTGTTCCCCTTCAGACATCTCCGCCCAGAGGGGAGCACTGCAGAGAGCGAGAAAACGCAGCACCCGCTCCCTCTCCCAAACAGGAAACCCAgcagaaaaacaaaaatcTCCAGAAAATGCACGGGTGCACCAACTCAGCAGTCACACAAACCGGCTGCCCCCCACCCAGACCCCCGAACACCGAGAAAACGGACATAACCCCGCCATCGCCCCGCTTTCGCCGAAAAACATCGCCGCGCCCGCGCATATCACTCCCCACGGCCGGCGGCCCACGATCAGAAACCCGTCGCGTTTCATTGGCCGACGGCGCAACCGGCTCTGTGCCCCCCGCACAGTCTTTCGCTGCGAGGACGGGTTTACACACTGTGTGTGGTGTTTTTGCGAGGGCCCGTTCCGTAAAGTATATAAACACGGTCGGGAATTGGGCGTCTGTGGGTCCCTGCAATGCCTGGACGGaattctctctttctctcctGAGGATATCTCGACTCTCTGCCTGTATACAGTACCACCACAAACACAGCAATGAGTGACAACAAGCAGTCTAACTTCGCCGTCGACTTTTTGATGGGCGGTGTCTCCGCCGCGGTTGCCAAAACAGTGGCCTCCCCCATCGAGAGAGTCAAGCTTCTGATCCAGAACCAGGACGAGATGATCAAGCAGGGGTCTCTGGACAGAAGGTATAACGGTATTGTCGACTGTTTCAAGAGAACTGCCCAGCAGGAAGGTATTATCTCCTTCTGGAGAGGTAACACTGCCAACGTTATCCGGTACTTCCCCACCCAGGCGCTGAACTTCGCCTTCAAGGATAAGATTAAGCTGATGTTCGGGTTtaagaaggaggaagggTACGCTAAGTGGTTTGCCGGTAACTTGGCCTCCGGtggtgctgctggtggTCTTTCCCTACTGTTTGTGTACTCTCTAGATTACGCAAGAACTAGATTGGCCGCCGACGCGAAGTCCTCCAAGAAGGGCGGCGAGAGACAATTCAACGGGCTTATCGACGTCTACAAGAAGACTTTGAAGTCTGACGGTATTTCCGGTCTGTACAGAGGGTTTATGCCATCCGTCGTTGGTATCGTCGTCTACAGAGGGTTGTACTTCGGTATGTACGACTCGTTGAAACCATTGCTGCTAACTGGTTCTCTAGAGGGTTCCTTCTTGGCCTCGTTCTTGCTGGGTTGGGTTGTCACCACCGGTGCATCCACTTGCTCGTACCCATTGGACACCatcagaagaagaatgatGATGACCTCGGGCCAAGCTGTCAAGTACAACGGTGCATTCGACGCATTCAGGAAGATCGTCGCCGCTGAAGGTGTTACCTCCTTGTTCAAGGGCTGTGGTGCCAACATTCTAAGAGGTGTTGCCGGTGCCGGTGTCATCTCCATGTACGACCAACTGCAAATGATCCTTTTCgggaagaagttcaaataATTGGAAAACTGATGTGAAAGTATGAAGATTGGGCAAAACTCATTCCTTTTTTcattgtatttttttctttctttgccTTTTAGCCTCTGCAAGCTAACTCAGAGGGGACAAATCGATACTGCATTAACCATGTATTTAGAAACcaaaaaaccaaaaaattATCGATAATCACATACCCgacagaagaagattaAGTATAAGACATgataagaaaaaaataataatagtaataataaaGTATATTGCCAATCAACAAAATTTATATATTCAGTTTCATTTTTATTCGCCAACCTCACCACTTTTTGACTCTCTGTGTATTAGTCTAGCAAAGTATCTTTAACAGTGacctttcaaagaaacgTGCGCCATATAGGGGATTgggaaggaaaaaaaatactgaaGGATGCGAGGTTCGAACTCGCGCGGACACAGTCCAACAGATCTTAAGTCTGCCGCCTTAGACCACTCGGCCAACCCTCCGTGAAAGAATctcaattttgaaaaatatgCTTCGCTTTGTTGTAAACATTGTTTTGCAACTACAGATTGATAAATGACACGGTGAGTAGTGGTTTTCTCGTAACATAGTGTAAAGAGCAGAATGCAACTAACCAAAATACAAGTGTCATCACAAAATAGATAATGTTAAATCATGAATAACAAACCGAAGGGGTATTCCAGAGGGGAAGTTACACATTTTTAGGACGTCATTTGAGCATAGCCTTCCTGTAGGGAAAAATAGAATTTCAGCTTTGCCCGAGAACAGCTACAAGCTCTTAAAAAACCCATATTCAACATAATTTATGCTTTCGAGAAGTATATACTGGTCATAAATATTTGGTTGTAGATCCACTTATATACAAACTGATTAATAATCGATACCACTAACAAACAATGCTTAACTAATATAATGACTTCCTGATATGAACCAAAACATATGGGTACTTTGCACTGTAATTCTTAGAACAttattgtttgtgttttATGAAATTATTTATTGACTTTTAGCAATAGGCTCGTGGCTCTATATTATTTGCACCCAGATACGTGGGCTTTACAAAAGTTTTAAAAACTATACAATGCTTCTATATGACTTACTTAACGTGTGAACAACGGAACCATATGGCTTCTATGTCTTTCGCAAATCAATTATTTAAAAAGGGTTAGGAAACGAAATGGTGACCAGGGGTATGAATGTTTCGCTGCTTACAACTTTGTAGAGGTACGCTAAGAGAAGTGGTAAATTGAAAGTGAGATCACTGGATATTAACAATCCAAGTAGCAGATAACGTCTAATTTGTATTGTTCTTTTCTCATTTTTCTCAACCCTCCAGCCGAATTACAAGAAAGAATAACTGCGCTTTCTCAAGCTTCGTTCATCCATTGTCTACAGCACCGAAGCACGACATTCTTTCCTCATTATCGTCGGCGCCAGTGCTCCATCTCAAATAAATATTAGTACTGGTTACGcttttcaaagtcaaaATATCGATCTCTTAAAAACCCATCTCCCGGGGAACAACAGAGGTTGTAGCCAACAGCGACATTACATAACACTCAGCTATCCAGATTTCTCCAATGAAACACAATTTTTTGTGCtaactttcttctttagCCGGACTTTTCTGCAAAGCCTGTACTTTACTAATTACAGATTTGCTCAAACGCGGTAAAAATAAGAGTCGTCTCGTAATACCGCCACAGATACTTGAGCTAATTTTTCTTAGGTGATACCTTTGTGGACGAGTTGCCCATGCAGCCGTCATCTGTAGCCCACTGAATGTCGCGACAGTGGAGTGATTCTTTCCTTGTTGGGCCCAGCAGTGACTTTCTTTCCTTTCGACTCACTTTACCTTCTATCGAATCACCCATAGCAGCGAATGTATTGACTTTACTTTAGTGTTTGCTATTGTAATCATCAGTTGACAGGGGGGAACAAACCCGCAACCAGTGAAGAGTTCTCAATTTTGAATTCCACTTTCCCTTATTGTCCCTTGTCTTTTGGACCTAACACAGGTGTTTCGTTTACGCCATTATATTGACTCATCTATGTGCCTTGATGTTTTACTCTTctgtgaagaagaagaatttACCTTTGAACGGGAGTCGTTATGAGACTGCTTCTTCGTACGTGCAGTTGAAACGGGTTCCACTCTATCAGTCTGCGAGGAGTTCGACTTTGAGCGAGTGTGATTGTGTAATCGATCTTTCTTTAAATCTGATTTACCTTTCTGTAACGGTGATCCGTTCGCCTTTGACCGATCGCTATCTAATTGTTGCTTCGTGACATCCGCTTTCCCTTTGTCTGATAAATCTGTATTTGATTCAGGCCCAGTCTCATTAGCTGGTTGCTCCTTTGTGGTACCCCCTTTACCCCTCTGTGAAGATGATGTATTCGACTTTGATCGGACCTGATTACGGGATTGCTCCTTCTTGACATCCGCCTTACCCTTTTGCAATGGCGAAGAATTTGACTTTGACCGGATGTGATTACGAAATTGCTCTTTCTTGGCATCAGTCTTGCCCTTCTGTAACTGTGATGCATTCGACTTCGCCCTAGTCCAATTATTTGGTTGGCCTCTCATGGCATCCGCCTTACACTTCTGCCCTGGAGATGAATTCAATTTCGACCGAGAATCGTTACCTGACTGCCCCTTCCCGGCGCGTTCCTTATCCTTTTGTCCCAAAGATGCATCGGACTTGGACCCGGTGTCTTTATCTGAATGTTCCCTCGTGGCGTCCACTTTACTCTTTTGTGCCGAAGAGCGACTCAATTTTGACCGAGTATCGTTAACAGACTGTTCCTTTCCGGTGCTTGCTTTGTCCTTCTGTCCCGGTAATGCATTCGATTTGGATCCGGTGTTGTTATTCGATTGTTCCTTCCCGGCGCCCGCCTTGTGCTTCTGTCCCGCAGA
Encoded proteins:
- the MIS1 gene encoding trifunctional formate-tetrahydrofolate ligase/methenyltetrahydrofolate cyclohydrolase/methylenetetrahydrofolate dehydrogenase MIS1 (similar to Saccharomyces cerevisiae MIS1 (YBR084W); ancestral locus Anc_3.311); the protein is MLKRLGLVALSPLAQTRSANLYHTIPGNSIAKSIRERIKNDIVTLKKSHPNFSPTLRIIQVGDRADSTTYIRMKQKAAENCSMVSKTEHLPADITEQSLLQRIKIINDDPAVDALLIQLPLPSHLNEERITEAIAPNKDVDGLTSANVGQLTKKSGKPNFLPCTPDGIMQLLKTEGVPLKGKLAVVIGRSDIVGVPISTMLRNANATVINCHSSTVNLEKLISMADVVVAACGIPNFVKGEWLKPDSVVIDVGINYIKDSTKKSGLKLVGDVDFESAKEKASLITPVPGGVGPMTVAMLMNNVYTAAKRNMEECNSIKIQPLPLVTKNEPIPSDFSISKSQIPKHISCLAKELRILPKELELFGDYKAKISLSTLDRLKSKENGKYILVAGITPTPLGEGKSTTTVGLVQALTAHLGKPSIATLRQPSMGPTFGVKGGAAGGGYSQVIPMDEFNLHLTGDIHAIGAANNLLAAAIDTRMFHELTQKNDSTFYKRLVPKKNGKRTFTSAMLNRLQRLGINKTDPDTLNEKEINKFARLNIDPEQVIVKRVVDVNDRMLRMITIGQAPTEKGITRKTGFDITVASELMAILALSKDLKDMRRRIGRMVVAFDTKNDPITADDICCAGAVTALLKDTIKPNMMQTLEGTPVLVHAGPFANISIGASSVIADRIALKLVGKEKDSTTETGYVVTEAGFDFTMGGERFLNIKCRSSGHHPDAVVLVATVRAIKSHGGASNVKPGQSLPEEYVTESVDLVKAGVANLVKQIQNVKLYGIPVVVAINKFETDTDKEVDVIKKASIDAGASDAVVSNHFAEGGRGSVELAHAVIDAADEPCDFKHLYDTESSIVSKVESIVTKMYGGAGVAISPEAQRKIDMYERQGFHNLPICVAKTQYSLSHDATLKGVPTGFTFPIRDVKVSTGAGYIQVLANEMQTIPGLSTNAGYMNVEVTDDGEIQGLF
- the RPL19A gene encoding 60S ribosomal protein eL19 (similar to Saccharomyces cerevisiae RPL19B (YBL027W) and RPL19A (YBR084C-A); ancestral locus Anc_3.312) — protein: MANLRTQKRLAASVVGAGKRKVWLDPNETSEIAQANSRNAIRKLVKNGTIVKKAVTVHSRSRTRAHTLSKRAGRHSGYGKRKGTKEARLPSQVVWIRRLRVLRRLLAKYRDAGKIDKHLYHTLYKESKGNAFKHKRALVEHIIQAKADSQREKALAEEAEARRSKNKAARARRAQKVAEKREALLK
- the AAC3 gene encoding ADP/ATP carrier protein AAC3 (similar to Saccharomyces cerevisiae PET9 (YBL030C) and AAC3 (YBR085W); ancestral locus Anc_3.316) translates to MSDNKQSNFAVDFLMGGVSAAVAKTVASPIERVKLLIQNQDEMIKQGSLDRRYNGIVDCFKRTAQQEGIISFWRGNTANVIRYFPTQALNFAFKDKIKLMFGFKKEEGYAKWFAGNLASGGAAGGLSLLFVYSLDYARTRLAADAKSSKKGGERQFNGLIDVYKKTLKSDGISGLYRGFMPSVVGIVVYRGLYFGMYDSLKPLLLTGSLEGSFLASFLLGWVVTTGASTCSYPLDTIRRRMMMTSGQAVKYNGAFDAFRKIVAAEGVTSLFKGCGANILRGVAGAGVISMYDQLQMILFGKKFK